Proteins encoded in a region of the Pseudomonas denitrificans (nom. rej.) genome:
- the algB gene encoding sigma-54-dependent response regulator transcription factor AlgB, which yields MDATPEQQGRILLVDDESAILRSFRYCLEDEGYSVATASSAQQAENLLQRQVFDLCFLDLRLGDDNGLDVLAQMRVQAPWMRVVIVTAHSAVDTAVDAMQAGAADYLVKPCSPDQLRLAAAKQLEVRQLTARIEALEGEMRKQGDVLESHSPAMAAVLETARQVAATDANILILGESGSGKGELARAIHGWSKRAKKSCVTINCPSLSAELMESELFGHSRGAFTGATENTLGRISQADGGTLFLDEIGDFPLILQPKLLRFIQDKEYERIGDPVTRNADVRILAATNRDLAGMVAQGTFREDLLYRLNVIVLNLPPLRERAEDIIGLAERFLARFVKDYGRPARGFTEEARALLRRYNWPGNVRELRNVIERASIICNLDLIGIEQLAIGEQTTNSAPRIGEAMSLEELEKAHIAAVMASSATLDQAAKTLGIDASTLYRKRKQYSL from the coding sequence ATGGACGCAACGCCTGAACAGCAAGGCCGGATCCTGCTGGTCGATGACGAGTCCGCCATCCTGCGCTCGTTCCGCTATTGCCTGGAGGACGAGGGCTACAGCGTGGCCACCGCCAGCAGCGCGCAGCAGGCGGAGAACCTGTTGCAGCGCCAGGTGTTCGACCTGTGCTTCCTCGACCTGCGGCTGGGCGACGACAACGGCCTGGATGTGCTGGCGCAGATGCGTGTACAGGCGCCCTGGATGCGCGTGGTGATAGTCACCGCGCATTCGGCCGTGGACACCGCCGTGGATGCCATGCAGGCCGGCGCTGCGGATTACCTGGTGAAGCCCTGCAGCCCCGACCAGCTGCGCCTGGCCGCCGCCAAGCAGCTCGAAGTGCGCCAGCTCACCGCGCGCATCGAGGCGCTGGAAGGCGAGATGCGCAAGCAGGGCGATGTGCTCGAATCCCACAGCCCAGCCATGGCCGCCGTGCTGGAGACGGCCAGGCAGGTGGCCGCCACCGACGCCAACATCCTCATCCTCGGCGAATCCGGCTCCGGCAAGGGTGAGCTGGCGCGGGCCATCCACGGCTGGAGCAAGCGGGCGAAGAAGTCCTGCGTGACCATCAACTGCCCTTCCCTCTCCGCCGAACTGATGGAGAGCGAACTCTTCGGCCACAGCCGCGGCGCGTTCACCGGCGCGACCGAAAACACCCTCGGGCGCATCAGCCAGGCGGATGGCGGCACGCTGTTCCTTGACGAGATCGGCGATTTCCCCCTCATCCTGCAGCCGAAATTGCTGCGTTTCATCCAGGACAAGGAATACGAGCGGATCGGCGATCCGGTAACCCGCAACGCCGATGTACGCATCCTCGCCGCCACCAACCGTGATCTCGCCGGCATGGTCGCCCAAGGCACTTTCCGTGAAGACCTGCTCTACCGTCTGAACGTCATCGTGCTCAATCTGCCGCCACTGCGTGAACGCGCCGAGGACATCATCGGCCTGGCCGAGCGCTTCCTGGCCCGCTTCGTGAAGGACTACGGCCGCCCTGCTCGCGGCTTCACCGAGGAAGCGCGCGCGCTGCTGCGCCGCTATAACTGGCCGGGGAATGTGCGAGAGCTGCGCAACGTGATCGAAAGAGCAAGCATCATCTGCAATCTAGATCTTATCGGTATCGAACAGCTTGCTATCGGTGAACAAACCACCAACTCGGCTCCGCGCATCGGCGAGGCCATGAGCCTGGAGGAACTGGAGAAAGCCCACATCGCTGCCGTCATGGCCTCCAGCGCCACCCTCGACCAGGCCGCCAAGACCCTGGGGATCGACGCTTCCACCCTCTACCGCAAGCGCAAGCAGTACAGCCTGTGA
- the glmU gene encoding bifunctional UDP-N-acetylglucosamine diphosphorylase/glucosamine-1-phosphate N-acetyltransferase GlmU, giving the protein MSLEIVILAAGQGTRMRSALPKVLHPVAGKPMLAHVIDIARGLSPTRIHVVIGHGADLVRERLQADDLNFVIQEQQLGTGHAVAQAAPFLSADNVLILYGDVPLIEQPTLERLMAQATPEQLALLTVELEDPTGYGRIIRDGAGEVQAIVEQKDATAEQRAIREGNTGILAAPRERLLGWLSRLSNSNAQGEYYLTDVIAMAVGDGLRVATAQPKVAMETQGANDRLQLSELERFFQQRVARRLMAQGVTLIDPARFDVRGEVSVGRDVSIDINVILEGQVEIEDDVQIGPNCYIKDSTLRRGAIIKANSHLEGAHVGPDSDVGPFARLRPGSVLERKVHVGNFVELKNAHLQDGVKVGHLTYLGDSEVGARTNIGAGTITCNYDGANKWRTTIGEDVFIGSNNSLVAPVDIGTGATTGAGSTITAEVPAGTLGVGRAKQRVIEGWKRPEKIKKP; this is encoded by the coding sequence ATGTCCCTCGAAATCGTCATTCTTGCCGCTGGCCAGGGCACCCGCATGCGCTCGGCACTGCCGAAGGTCCTGCATCCGGTTGCTGGCAAACCGATGCTCGCCCACGTGATCGATATCGCTCGCGGCCTCAGCCCGACGCGAATCCATGTGGTGATTGGCCATGGCGCCGACCTGGTGCGCGAGCGCCTGCAGGCGGATGACCTGAATTTCGTGATCCAGGAGCAGCAGTTGGGCACCGGACACGCCGTGGCGCAGGCCGCCCCGTTCCTGAGCGCGGACAATGTGCTGATCCTCTACGGCGATGTGCCGCTGATCGAGCAGCCCACCCTGGAGCGGCTGATGGCCCAGGCCACGCCGGAGCAGCTGGCGTTGCTGACCGTCGAGCTGGAAGACCCCACCGGCTACGGACGCATCATTCGCGATGGCGCTGGCGAAGTTCAGGCCATCGTCGAGCAGAAGGACGCCACTGCCGAGCAGCGCGCCATCCGCGAAGGCAATACCGGCATCCTCGCTGCGCCGCGTGAGCGCCTGCTGGGCTGGCTGTCGCGTCTTTCCAACTCCAACGCCCAGGGCGAGTACTACCTCACCGACGTCATTGCCATGGCAGTCGGCGACGGCCTGCGTGTGGCCACCGCCCAACCCAAGGTAGCGATGGAGACCCAGGGCGCCAACGATCGCCTGCAGCTCTCCGAGCTGGAGCGTTTCTTCCAGCAGCGGGTGGCGCGGCGCCTGATGGCCCAGGGCGTGACGCTGATCGATCCGGCGCGCTTCGACGTACGGGGTGAAGTCAGCGTCGGCCGCGACGTGAGCATCGACATCAACGTGATCCTCGAAGGCCAGGTGGAGATCGAGGACGACGTACAGATCGGTCCGAACTGCTACATCAAGGACAGCACCTTGCGCCGCGGCGCCATCATCAAGGCCAACTCGCACCTGGAAGGCGCCCACGTCGGCCCCGACAGCGACGTCGGCCCGTTCGCTCGCCTGCGTCCGGGCAGCGTGCTGGAGCGCAAGGTGCATGTGGGTAACTTCGTCGAGCTGAAGAACGCCCACCTGCAGGACGGCGTGAAGGTCGGTCACCTGACTTACCTGGGCGACAGCGAAGTCGGTGCGCGCACCAACATCGGCGCCGGCACCATCACCTGCAACTACGATGGCGCGAACAAATGGCGCACCACCATCGGCGAGGATGTCTTCATCGGCTCCAACAATTCGCTGGTGGCGCCTGTGGATATCGGCACCGGCGCCACGACCGGCGCGGGTTCCACCATCACCGCCGAGGTTCCGGCCGGCACCCTCGGCGTCGGTCGCGCCAAGCAGCGGGTGATCGAGGGCTGGAAGCGCCCGGAAAAGATCAAGAAACCCTGA
- a CDS encoding F0F1 ATP synthase subunit epsilon, whose translation MAITVHCDIVSAEAEIFSGLVELVVAHGSLGDLGIAPGHAPLITELKPGPIRLVKQGGEQEVYYISGGFLEVQPSMVKVLADTVIRAGDLDEAAAQTALKEAEKALQGKGAEFDYSSAAARLAEAAAQLRTVQQVRKKYGG comes from the coding sequence ATGGCTATTACTGTCCACTGCGACATCGTCAGCGCCGAAGCGGAGATCTTCTCCGGTCTGGTCGAGCTGGTCGTAGCGCACGGCTCCCTGGGCGATCTGGGTATCGCTCCGGGCCACGCGCCGCTGATCACCGAGCTCAAGCCGGGTCCGATCCGCCTGGTGAAGCAGGGTGGCGAGCAGGAGGTGTACTACATCTCCGGTGGCTTCCTCGAAGTACAGCCGAGCATGGTCAAGGTTCTCGCCGACACCGTGATTCGCGCAGGTGACCTCGATGAAGCGGCTGCCCAGACCGCACTGAAGGAAGCTGAAAAGGCTCTGCAAGGTAAAGGTGCAGAGTTCGACTACAGCTCCGCCGCAGCCCGCCTGGCCGAAGCCGCAGCGCAACTGCGCACGGTCCAGCAGGTTCGCAAGAAGTACGGCGGCTAA